Proteins encoded within one genomic window of Gloeobacter kilaueensis JS1:
- a CDS encoding YgfZ/GcvT domain-containing protein, whose protein sequence is MPLQGYYADGSRLLKVRGKDAADYLQRVLTCNLKTLAPDGVIPGALLTGQGKIVAPFRIYTEADGSYTLETPGDCAETLQMRLERYVFSEDVSTHLIETQVLVLVGGAAAFEPLPQPDRYRELELGSVPIRLSTVSPGDYRLHLPPDSAIALPVPPLTDEQYELWRIERGIPAWGKELNDNLIPLHLGIDRAFAHDKGCYTGQEVISRATFVTQAPLELVGLVAEHSIVPGSELTQEGDYVGVVTSAAFSEARQATLAIARVRRQKAPPGTTLQTDGGAVQVVELPFC, encoded by the coding sequence ATGCCACTCCAGGGCTACTACGCGGACGGCAGTCGCCTGCTCAAAGTCCGGGGCAAAGATGCCGCCGACTACCTGCAGCGCGTGCTCACCTGCAACCTCAAGACCCTTGCACCGGACGGGGTGATCCCCGGCGCACTGCTCACCGGCCAGGGCAAGATCGTCGCCCCGTTTCGGATCTACACCGAGGCGGATGGCAGCTATACGCTTGAAACTCCAGGTGACTGTGCTGAGACGCTGCAGATGCGGCTTGAGCGCTACGTCTTCAGCGAGGATGTGAGCACCCACCTGATCGAAACCCAGGTGCTGGTACTGGTGGGAGGGGCTGCGGCCTTTGAACCGCTGCCTCAGCCCGATCGCTACCGTGAACTGGAACTTGGGAGCGTGCCGATTCGCCTCAGCACCGTCTCACCCGGCGACTACCGCCTGCACTTGCCGCCTGACAGTGCCATCGCGCTACCGGTGCCGCCCCTCACGGACGAGCAGTACGAACTATGGCGCATCGAGCGGGGCATTCCCGCCTGGGGAAAAGAGCTCAACGACAACCTCATCCCCCTGCACCTGGGCATCGACCGGGCCTTTGCCCACGACAAGGGCTGCTACACCGGCCAGGAAGTGATCTCGCGGGCCACCTTCGTCACCCAGGCACCGCTTGAACTGGTCGGACTGGTGGCGGAGCATTCGATTGTGCCCGGAAGCGAACTCACTCAAGAAGGCGACTACGTGGGCGTGGTCACCAGCGCCGCCTTCAGCGAGGCGCGCCAGGCAACCCTTGCCATCGCCCGAGTGCGCCGCCAGAAAGCTCCGCCCGGCACGACACTCCAGACAGACGGGGGGGCGGTGCAGGTCGTCGAGTTGCCTTTTTGCTAG
- the murJ gene encoding murein biosynthesis integral membrane protein MurJ, translating to MAANRRSLLGVAGLVGAATVLSKFIALFREQIIAASFGVSAGVDAYGYAYKLPGFLLTLLGGVNGPFYSAVVSVVSRQERSKIGPLIETIQTVVALVLGVATAVLWLGAPLFIGLVANGAPAPTQQMAVEQLRIMAPMALLAGLIGLGFGVLTAADRYALPSLSPILSSGAVIVAIVFWHDQGPIVLAWGVLAGALLQWLAQIPFQWKLGLGSLRPRWQWQSPEVKEVLGIMGPASGSSILSNLNVYTDLFFASQLVTGVVAALNYANLLVQTPLGILSNILLIPALPLFSRLSGESDRPELRLRVRQAVLSVLIVVLPLSALAAVLALPLVTVIYQRGQFDRHGSELVAQVFAAAALGMAFYLARDLLIRVFYALGEAQIPLRISVVGIGANLLLDWLLIQFFGPAGITLATTLVSALACVLLTLALRQQMGGLGWKGLGTTSLNLTLGALLTGLVAWGAYHLLIGAWSPPGTINELIRLTAAGAAGTLFQALWLGLWRIPEVMALLGPLTRRLRRR from the coding sequence GTGGCCGCCAATCGACGTTCACTGTTGGGGGTAGCCGGGCTGGTCGGCGCGGCAACGGTGCTCAGCAAATTCATCGCCCTCTTTCGCGAGCAGATCATCGCCGCCAGTTTTGGGGTCTCCGCCGGAGTGGACGCCTACGGTTATGCCTACAAGCTGCCGGGCTTTTTGCTCACGCTTTTAGGCGGGGTGAATGGCCCTTTTTACAGCGCCGTGGTGAGCGTCGTCTCCCGCCAGGAACGCTCCAAGATTGGACCGCTCATCGAGACGATCCAGACGGTTGTCGCCCTGGTGCTCGGGGTGGCGACCGCCGTCCTCTGGCTCGGGGCACCGCTTTTTATCGGTCTGGTCGCCAACGGTGCCCCGGCCCCTACCCAGCAGATGGCCGTCGAGCAGTTGCGGATCATGGCTCCGATGGCGCTTTTGGCCGGACTGATTGGCCTCGGTTTTGGCGTACTGACGGCGGCGGACCGCTACGCCCTCCCTTCTTTGAGCCCGATCCTCTCCAGCGGAGCGGTGATCGTCGCTATCGTCTTCTGGCACGATCAAGGACCGATCGTGCTCGCCTGGGGGGTGCTGGCCGGGGCGCTCCTGCAGTGGCTGGCGCAGATTCCCTTTCAGTGGAAGCTGGGCCTGGGCAGTCTCCGGCCCCGCTGGCAGTGGCAGAGCCCCGAGGTCAAGGAGGTGCTTGGCATCATGGGACCGGCCTCGGGCAGCTCGATTCTTTCTAATCTGAACGTCTACACCGACTTGTTCTTTGCCTCCCAACTGGTGACAGGCGTCGTCGCCGCCCTCAACTACGCCAATTTGCTGGTGCAGACGCCTCTGGGGATTCTCTCCAACATTCTGCTCATCCCGGCGCTGCCGCTCTTTAGTCGCCTGAGTGGCGAGTCGGATCGGCCCGAGTTGCGGCTGCGGGTGCGCCAGGCGGTTCTCTCGGTGCTCATCGTCGTTTTGCCCCTGAGCGCGCTGGCCGCAGTGCTCGCCCTGCCTCTGGTGACGGTGATCTACCAGCGCGGCCAGTTCGACCGCCACGGTTCAGAACTGGTGGCCCAGGTCTTCGCCGCCGCCGCTCTTGGGATGGCCTTTTATCTGGCCCGCGACCTGCTCATCCGCGTCTTCTACGCCCTGGGCGAAGCCCAGATTCCCCTGCGCATTAGCGTCGTCGGCATCGGGGCGAACCTGCTCCTTGACTGGCTGCTTATCCAGTTTTTTGGCCCGGCGGGGATCACCCTCGCCACTACGCTCGTGAGTGCCCTTGCCTGTGTGCTCCTCACCCTCGCCCTGCGTCAGCAGATGGGCGGGCTGGGTTGGAAGGGATTGGGCACCACCAGCTTGAACCTCACCCTCGGGGCACTGCTCACCGGGCTGGTGGCCTGGGGGGCTTATCACCTGCTTATCGGTGCCTGGAGCCCGCCGGGAACCATCAACGAACTTATTCGCCTCACCGCCGCCGGTGCTGCCGGAACACTGTTTCAAGCGCTCTGGCTGGGGCTGTGGCGCATTCCCGAAGTGATGGCTCTGCTCGGTCCCCTCACCCGCCGCCTGCGTCGCAGATAA
- a CDS encoding AAA family ATPase: MEVNLEPLTVLFGPNAAGKSNFLDALQLLSRMANYKTLKQAFDPPYRGAPLESFTFGPAGVQGLLEQESATFSIEVDVELSPAVVQSVNAQIQEMKKKTLNGSSSTPSKVSASIRERNLRYRIQVEILPKSGILRVTDEYLAALNSRGEPTGKRSAFLEYRDKRLHLRMEGQSHPTYYDQHLNHSLLSLPLYPPHYPHLIAMQKELVSWLFFYFEPREHMRMSSQVEEMLHIGFMGEKLAPYLHTLEVFDKARFRVIEKALHAIIPSITAIKTSLNNVAEVELTFVEDGIPIPSRLMSGGTLRILGLLCAGSIKDTPALLGFEEPENGIHPRRIQLIARLLETRAATGDTQLIVTTHSPILPDLIPETSLFVCTKKDGQTRITPFQRFSFGAIWNSEDKKRALNDEEALTTSERIMRGDFDA, encoded by the coding sequence GTGGAGGTCAATCTCGAACCGCTCACGGTGCTTTTTGGACCGAACGCCGCTGGCAAGAGCAACTTTCTCGACGCGTTACAGCTTCTTTCGAGAATGGCAAATTACAAGACTCTCAAGCAGGCGTTTGATCCACCATATCGAGGCGCGCCGCTGGAATCTTTCACCTTTGGTCCTGCAGGCGTTCAGGGACTTCTCGAACAAGAATCCGCGACTTTCTCAATCGAAGTGGATGTAGAGCTTTCACCTGCAGTCGTTCAGAGTGTCAACGCTCAAATTCAAGAAATGAAGAAGAAGACATTAAACGGTTCTTCTTCCACTCCAAGCAAGGTGTCAGCTTCTATTCGCGAGAGAAATCTCCGCTATAGAATCCAGGTGGAAATCCTGCCTAAGTCAGGCATTCTGAGAGTGACGGATGAATACTTAGCTGCCTTAAATAGCAGAGGAGAACCAACGGGGAAAAGAAGCGCATTCTTGGAATATAGAGATAAGCGTCTTCACCTGCGCATGGAAGGGCAGTCGCATCCAACTTATTACGATCAACACTTAAACCACAGCCTGCTCTCTTTGCCGCTCTATCCACCACATTATCCTCATCTCATAGCCATGCAAAAAGAGCTTGTGAGCTGGCTCTTTTTCTACTTTGAGCCTAGAGAGCACATGCGAATGTCAAGTCAAGTCGAAGAGATGTTGCATATCGGTTTTATGGGTGAGAAACTAGCTCCGTATCTCCATACCTTAGAAGTATTTGACAAAGCAAGATTTAGAGTTATAGAAAAAGCTTTGCATGCGATCATTCCTTCAATTACTGCAATTAAAACTAGTTTAAATAACGTAGCAGAAGTTGAGCTAACGTTCGTAGAGGATGGGATACCAATTCCATCAAGACTCATGTCTGGAGGTACTCTGCGAATTCTCGGTCTCTTATGTGCAGGTAGTATAAAGGACACTCCTGCTTTACTCGGATTTGAGGAACCGGAAAACGGAATCCATCCCCGACGGATTCAACTGATTGCTCGATTGTTGGAAACGAGAGCGGCGACTGGAGATACACAACTGATTGTAACGACCCATTCACCGATATTGCCAGATCTTATTCCTGAGACGTCTCTCTTTGTCTGTACCAAGAAAGATGGACAAACTAGGATTACGCCTTTTCAGCGATTTTCTTTCGGCGCGATATGGAATAGTGAAGATAAGAAAAGAGCTTTGAATGATGAAGAAGCTTTAACAACTTCTGAACGAATCATGCGGGGCGACTTTGATGCCTAA
- a CDS encoding DUF4276 family protein, translated as MPKVNLFTEDFGHEEFLKALLKRFMYEFSIEVEIESYSVRGGHGKALTELEQYMRDLRKGVVPSADLLAVAIDSNCRGYAERKREVERISREYSDRVICAIPDPHIERWFLLDSAAFKLALGRGCQAPDHKCDRGRYKKLLIEAVREAGVTPLLGGIEHADDIVAFMDLERMEASDDSLGKLISELRSIFRSLQEEHGEQQQGGS; from the coding sequence ATGCCTAAAGTCAACCTCTTTACAGAGGACTTTGGTCACGAAGAATTTTTAAAAGCATTGTTGAAGCGCTTCATGTACGAGTTTTCAATCGAGGTTGAAATCGAATCCTACAGCGTTCGAGGCGGGCATGGAAAAGCTCTGACTGAGCTTGAGCAGTACATGCGAGATTTGCGGAAAGGGGTTGTTCCTTCGGCTGACCTTCTTGCTGTAGCCATTGATTCAAACTGTAGAGGGTATGCAGAACGAAAGCGCGAAGTCGAACGCATTTCAAGAGAATACAGCGATCGAGTCATTTGTGCCATTCCAGATCCACACATTGAAAGGTGGTTTTTATTAGATTCCGCTGCTTTCAAGCTGGCCCTGGGGCGAGGGTGCCAGGCACCCGATCACAAGTGCGACCGTGGACGGTACAAAAAATTACTCATCGAAGCGGTCAGGGAGGCAGGGGTAACACCGTTGCTGGGTGGTATTGAGCACGCCGATGACATTGTTGCTTTTATGGATCTGGAGCGCATGGAAGCCTCCGATGATTCCCTGGGAAAGCTTATAAGCGAGCTACGATCGATCTTTAGAAGTTTGCAGGAAGAGCATGGCGAACAACAGCAGGGTGGTTCTTGA
- a CDS encoding S9 family peptidase, which yields MSSKQSLPFGSWSSPITAELIASATVGLGSVRADGTDVYWLEARPTEGGRSVLVRLGADGAITDMTPPPFNVRTRVHEYGGGAYTVHDRVVYFVHFADQRIYRLEPGGEPVAVSAEGLRYADLLVDAHRPVLIAVQEEHREAEVINSLVQLDPADGKVKVLAAGQDFYASPTLSPDGSRLAWLSWNHPDMPWDNTELWVADLEADGTPGKPVRVAGGQDESIFQPEWSPAGVLHFVSDRSNWWNLYAWQEGEIRALYPRAAEFGLPQWVFGLTTYAFVSATRLLCTYREEGLTHLALLDTESGSMGPIELPYSEISGPVIVPGGAILTVASAREATRILRLDLDSSDQQVLRRASELEIDSGYLSVPESVSFRTTGGAVAHAFFYPPANRDFEGLPGERPPLLIKSHGGPTAATTSALNLKIQYWTSRGFAVLDVNYRGSTGYGRAYRQALNGLWGIVDVDDCAQGALGLVEQGRADPERLAIDGGSAGGYTTLCALTFRTVFRAGASYYGVSDLASLAADTHKFESRYLDRLVGPYPERADLYRERSPLYHTELLACPAIFLQGLEDKVVPPDQAERMVEALRRRELPVAYLAFDGEQHGFRRAENIRRALEAEFYFFARIFGFQPADAIEPVTIDNLPP from the coding sequence ATGAGTTCTAAGCAAAGCCTGCCATTTGGCTCCTGGTCTTCGCCGATTACAGCTGAGCTTATCGCCTCGGCCACCGTTGGCCTGGGCAGCGTCCGCGCCGATGGCACTGACGTCTACTGGCTTGAGGCCCGGCCCACCGAGGGCGGGCGCAGCGTCCTGGTCCGGCTGGGAGCGGACGGGGCGATTACAGACATGACGCCGCCGCCTTTTAACGTCCGGACCCGCGTCCACGAGTACGGCGGTGGTGCTTACACCGTCCACGATCGCGTCGTTTACTTCGTCCACTTCGCCGATCAAAGAATTTACCGACTGGAACCTGGAGGTGAGCCGGTGGCGGTGAGTGCCGAAGGGCTGCGCTACGCCGATCTGCTCGTCGATGCGCACCGCCCGGTGCTGATCGCCGTACAGGAGGAGCACCGGGAGGCAGAAGTGATCAACTCCCTGGTCCAACTCGATCCGGCGGATGGAAAGGTGAAAGTTCTGGCTGCCGGTCAGGACTTCTACGCCTCGCCCACATTGAGCCCGGACGGCAGCAGGCTGGCCTGGTTGAGCTGGAACCACCCGGACATGCCCTGGGACAACACCGAGTTGTGGGTGGCGGATTTAGAAGCGGACGGAACACCAGGAAAACCGGTGCGGGTGGCGGGGGGGCAGGATGAGTCTATCTTTCAGCCGGAATGGTCCCCCGCCGGTGTGCTGCACTTTGTCTCGGATCGCAGCAACTGGTGGAATCTCTACGCCTGGCAGGAAGGCGAGATCCGGGCTCTCTATCCGCGCGCGGCGGAATTTGGCCTGCCCCAATGGGTATTTGGCCTCACGACCTACGCTTTTGTCTCCGCCACCCGCCTCCTTTGCACGTACCGGGAAGAGGGTCTAACTCATCTGGCGCTGCTCGATACCGAAAGTGGCAGCATGGGGCCCATCGAGCTGCCCTATTCAGAAATAAGCGGCCCGGTTATCGTCCCCGGCGGCGCAATCTTGACGGTGGCTTCTGCAAGGGAAGCGACGCGCATCCTGCGGCTGGATCTCGACAGTAGCGACCAGCAGGTGCTGCGCAGAGCCAGTGAGCTAGAAATCGACTCCGGCTATCTATCTGTTCCTGAATCGGTGAGCTTTCGGACAACGGGCGGTGCGGTCGCCCACGCTTTTTTCTACCCGCCTGCCAACCGTGACTTCGAGGGGCTGCCCGGTGAGCGGCCTCCCCTGCTGATCAAAAGCCACGGCGGCCCGACCGCTGCGACGACCAGCGCCCTCAACCTCAAGATCCAGTACTGGACCAGTCGCGGCTTCGCTGTGCTCGATGTCAACTACCGGGGCAGCACCGGCTATGGCCGCGCCTACCGGCAGGCGCTCAACGGCCTCTGGGGCATCGTCGATGTCGATGATTGCGCCCAGGGAGCCCTGGGGCTGGTCGAGCAGGGCCGAGCCGATCCCGAACGCCTCGCCATCGATGGCGGCAGCGCCGGTGGCTACACGACTCTGTGCGCCCTGACTTTTCGTACCGTTTTTCGGGCGGGAGCAAGCTACTACGGCGTCAGCGACCTGGCAAGTCTGGCGGCGGATACCCATAAATTTGAATCGCGCTACCTCGACAGGCTGGTGGGCCCCTACCCGGAGCGGGCCGATCTTTATCGGGAACGATCACCTCTCTATCACACCGAACTGCTCGCCTGTCCGGCCATTTTTTTGCAGGGGCTGGAGGACAAAGTCGTTCCTCCCGATCAGGCCGAGCGGATGGTCGAGGCGCTGCGCCGCCGGGAGCTTCCAGTCGCTTATCTTGCCTTTGACGGTGAACAGCACGGTTTTCGCCGGGCCGAAAATATTCGCCGCGCCCTTGAAGCGGAGTTTTACTTCTTTGCCCGCATCTTCGGATTTCAGCCAGCGGATGCGATCGAGCCTGTAACGATCGACAATTTACCGCCTTGA
- a CDS encoding ABC1 kinase family protein produces MLVNLTPDWTRQREIIGILSRYGWGYMTNALQQRRDENGEQPGLPLPVVLKDILIELGPTFIKMGQLLSTRPDLLPPEYIAELSALQADVPAVPWERIQRVLADELPVPLQTIFQEFNPVPVAAGSLAQTYRARLATGEVVAVKVQRPDIESTVESDIRILKGLADWIAKQASWGKYYDAQALAEEFATSLRAELDFTREGKNTDILRASLRGSPWFDPERVVIPAVYWQYTTRRVLVLGWIEGQPILSQPLPAASPELADLAVRAFFQQIYVDGFFHADPHPGNLFRLEDPRTQKLDVALLDCGMTGSLDPRTQQLLTEQLLAIVQEDPQRFAQLTLDLGQVVDNVNFARLQGEFDRLLRQYYNRSLAEINFGALLYDMLRVLRENGIRLPGNIGLYVKALANLEGVARSLDPEFNLIETVKPLITELFRRRLLGTAPLQETLRAALDLRELLLNFPRRVDLLLQRITAETFQLRVQVSGWEPVQLSLLEASRRITSGLITAALILAGTLAFAFDSTGHLFWLGTVLFALAAFIGFGLLFRRRV; encoded by the coding sequence ATGCTCGTCAACCTTACACCCGATTGGACCCGTCAGCGCGAAATTATCGGCATCCTCTCGCGCTACGGCTGGGGATACATGACGAATGCGCTCCAGCAAAGGCGCGATGAGAACGGCGAACAGCCGGGTCTGCCGCTGCCGGTGGTTCTCAAAGATATCTTGATCGAGTTGGGGCCGACTTTTATCAAAATGGGCCAGCTCCTCAGCACCCGCCCCGACCTGTTGCCACCGGAGTACATCGCTGAACTTTCTGCTCTCCAGGCCGATGTTCCGGCAGTGCCCTGGGAGCGCATCCAGCGGGTTCTGGCAGACGAGCTTCCAGTCCCTCTGCAGACGATTTTTCAAGAATTCAACCCGGTGCCGGTGGCGGCGGGCTCACTCGCTCAGACCTACCGGGCGCGGCTTGCGACGGGCGAGGTGGTGGCTGTCAAAGTCCAGCGGCCCGATATCGAGAGCACGGTCGAGAGCGATATCCGCATCCTCAAGGGTCTGGCGGACTGGATTGCAAAGCAGGCAAGCTGGGGCAAGTACTACGACGCCCAGGCTCTCGCTGAAGAGTTTGCCACCAGCCTGCGCGCCGAACTGGACTTTACCCGCGAGGGCAAAAACACCGACATCCTGCGCGCGAGCCTCAGGGGCAGTCCCTGGTTCGATCCTGAGCGGGTGGTGATTCCAGCAGTCTACTGGCAGTACACGACGCGCCGGGTGCTGGTACTGGGGTGGATCGAAGGCCAGCCGATTCTCAGCCAGCCGCTGCCGGCAGCCTCGCCGGAACTGGCGGATCTAGCGGTGCGGGCCTTCTTTCAGCAAATTTATGTCGATGGCTTCTTTCACGCCGACCCCCATCCGGGCAACCTGTTTCGCCTCGAAGATCCGCGCACCCAGAAGCTGGATGTCGCCCTGCTCGACTGCGGCATGACCGGCTCCCTCGACCCCCGCACCCAGCAGTTGCTCACCGAACAGTTGCTCGCCATCGTCCAGGAAGATCCCCAGCGCTTTGCCCAGCTCACCCTCGATCTGGGGCAGGTGGTCGATAACGTCAACTTCGCCCGTCTGCAGGGCGAGTTCGACCGCCTGCTGCGCCAGTACTACAACCGCTCGCTGGCAGAGATCAACTTTGGCGCGCTGCTCTACGACATGTTGCGGGTGCTGCGCGAGAACGGCATTCGCCTGCCGGGCAATATCGGCCTCTACGTCAAGGCGCTCGCCAACCTCGAAGGGGTGGCCCGCTCCCTCGACCCTGAATTTAACTTGATCGAGACCGTCAAGCCCCTGATCACCGAGCTTTTTCGCCGTCGCCTGCTGGGTACGGCTCCCCTGCAGGAGACCCTGCGCGCCGCCCTCGACCTGCGCGAGCTGTTGCTCAATTTTCCGCGCCGCGTCGATCTGTTGCTGCAGCGGATCACCGCCGAAACTTTTCAGTTGCGCGTACAGGTGAGCGGCTGGGAGCCGGTGCAGTTAAGCTTGCTGGAGGCGAGCCGCCGGATCACCAGTGGCCTGATTACCGCAGCCCTTATCCTGGCAGGGACGCTCGCCTTTGCCTTCGACAGCACGGGCCATCTTTTCTGGCTGGGCACCGTTCTTTTTGCCCTGGCCGCTTTTATTGGCTTTGGCCTGCTTTTTCGCCGCCGGGTCTGA
- the grxC gene encoding glutaredoxin 3, translating to MKPTVEIYTWRFCPYCVRAKALLKQKNVAFTEYSIDGDEEARDRMAERAAGRRSVPQIFIEGRHIGGCDDLYALDRAGQLDPLLVAS from the coding sequence ATGAAGCCAACGGTTGAAATTTATACCTGGAGATTCTGCCCGTATTGTGTGCGCGCCAAGGCGCTTCTCAAACAAAAGAATGTTGCCTTCACCGAATACAGCATCGACGGCGACGAGGAAGCCCGCGACCGGATGGCCGAGCGCGCCGCCGGACGGCGCAGTGTGCCGCAGATCTTCATCGAAGGCAGGCATATCGGCGGCTGCGACGACCTTTATGCCCTCGACCGGGCCGGGCAACTCGACCCGCTGCTGGTCGCTTCATGA
- the gshB gene encoding glutathione synthase, producing the protein MNILFIVDPLSSLIAGHDTSVALMQAAARLGHTVWAAELADLQLHHQRAAARVQSLVLHADRIPFYTVEDVQFRFLSEADVIWMRKDPPVTANYLWATQILDLVDAGRSDGRSTFVLNRPSGLRDHNEKLYALHFPDLVPESRVLTQRQDILDFVDVHTQAVIKPLDGKGGEGIFLLTRADRNLNAIIETSTARGTRPAIVQRYLSESRQGDKRILLLAGEPIGAILRVPREDDLRGNMAAGGRVVKSTLTERDREICQIVGPRLVADGHYFVGIDVIGPYLTEINVTSPTGICEVDQLDGVVLEDKVINWLVEFISPTLARNL; encoded by the coding sequence ATGAACATTCTGTTCATCGTCGATCCGCTGAGCAGTCTGATTGCCGGTCACGACACCTCCGTCGCCCTGATGCAGGCCGCTGCCCGGCTTGGACACACCGTCTGGGCGGCTGAGCTGGCGGATCTGCAATTGCACCACCAGCGCGCCGCCGCCCGCGTACAGAGCCTGGTTCTGCACGCTGACCGCATCCCCTTCTACACCGTCGAAGATGTGCAGTTTCGCTTTCTAAGCGAGGCAGATGTGATCTGGATGCGCAAGGACCCGCCGGTGACGGCAAACTATCTCTGGGCCACCCAGATCCTCGATCTGGTCGATGCCGGGCGCAGCGATGGCCGCTCCACCTTTGTCCTCAATCGACCCAGCGGCCTGCGCGATCACAACGAAAAGCTCTACGCCCTGCATTTTCCCGATCTGGTCCCCGAAAGCCGTGTTCTGACCCAGCGCCAGGACATCCTCGATTTCGTCGATGTTCACACCCAGGCGGTGATCAAGCCCTTAGACGGCAAGGGCGGCGAGGGCATCTTTCTGCTCACCCGCGCCGATCGCAACCTCAACGCGATTATCGAGACGAGTACAGCTCGCGGTACGCGCCCGGCGATCGTCCAGCGCTACTTGAGCGAGTCGCGCCAGGGCGACAAGCGCATTCTGCTGCTGGCAGGCGAACCGATCGGTGCGATTTTGCGGGTGCCGCGCGAGGACGATCTCAGGGGCAATATGGCCGCCGGTGGCCGGGTGGTCAAAAGCACCCTCACCGAACGCGATCGCGAGATCTGCCAAATCGTCGGACCGCGCCTGGTGGCCGATGGCCACTACTTTGTCGGCATCGACGTGATCGGTCCTTATCTGACTGAGATCAACGTCACCAGCCCGACGGGGATTTGCGAAGTCGATCAGCTGGATGGTGTAGTGTTGGAAGATAAAGTGATCAACTGGCTGGTCGAATTCATAAGCCCCACCCTCGCGAGAAACCTTTAG
- a CDS encoding DUF6679 family protein, which produces MLHRKIYQLSREGTEVWMYLRDQGRWLERARIIDIEGDLVTVRYETEDDDEICSWEEMVRLESIGSVTRRLSSVPRGRMNASDLLISDDCPEAERIQDRHIPD; this is translated from the coding sequence ATGTTGCATCGCAAGATTTATCAGCTCTCCCGCGAGGGAACCGAAGTCTGGATGTATCTGCGCGATCAGGGCCGCTGGCTAGAAAGGGCGCGGATCATCGATATCGAAGGCGATCTGGTGACGGTCCGCTACGAGACCGAGGACGACGACGAGATCTGCTCCTGGGAAGAGATGGTCCGCCTTGAGAGCATCGGCTCGGTTACCCGCCGTCTCTCCTCGGTGCCCCGAGGCCGGATGAACGCGAGCGACCTGCTTATCTCCGACGACTGCCCCGAAGCGGAGCGCATCCAGGACCGCCACATTCCCGATTGA
- a CDS encoding glutamate--cysteine ligase encodes MTIAFQPSPDPTLGVEMELQLIDPETGDLAPRGPDLVAFCEAHPEVGLVVKPELVQATVEINTGICKDVAQVERDLTTQLLLLRTVAQQHGISFLSAGTHPFALWRNRRYTQSDRYRALIEKHVWTARRMQIYGLHVHVGMPDGDTAIQVINQLTQYAPLLLALSGNSPYWEGDDTGLDSCRTKVFENLSAAGLPFRFEDWAGYENLVQVLLESGSIQTQREIWWDIRPHSDFGTLEVRICDATRTLAEVLALTALVQCLAVYFQRLLAAGEEIRLLHPGIIRENKWRACRWGIDGELIDPLSLKPVPTRELIEQTVAFLQPIAVELDCANYLLGINAILEEGNGATRQRRVFEQTGSLAAVVADLEAGLAT; translated from the coding sequence GTGACGATCGCCTTTCAGCCCTCGCCAGATCCGACCCTCGGAGTCGAGATGGAACTGCAACTCATCGACCCCGAGACGGGCGATCTCGCCCCGCGCGGCCCGGATCTGGTCGCCTTCTGCGAGGCTCACCCCGAGGTGGGCCTGGTGGTCAAACCGGAACTGGTGCAGGCGACCGTCGAAATCAACACCGGCATCTGCAAGGATGTCGCCCAGGTCGAGCGGGATCTCACCACCCAGCTATTGTTGCTGCGCACCGTCGCCCAGCAGCACGGCATCAGTTTTTTATCCGCCGGTACCCACCCGTTTGCCCTCTGGCGCAACCGCCGCTACACCCAGAGCGATCGTTACCGGGCCTTGATCGAAAAGCACGTCTGGACGGCGAGGCGGATGCAGATCTACGGCCTGCACGTCCATGTCGGGATGCCCGACGGCGACACGGCGATCCAGGTGATCAACCAGCTTACCCAGTACGCTCCCCTGCTGCTCGCCCTCTCCGGCAACTCGCCCTACTGGGAAGGCGACGACACCGGCCTCGACAGCTGCCGCACCAAGGTCTTCGAGAACCTCTCCGCCGCCGGTCTACCGTTTCGCTTTGAAGATTGGGCCGGTTACGAAAATCTGGTGCAGGTTCTGCTGGAGAGCGGTTCGATCCAGACCCAGCGCGAGATCTGGTGGGATATTCGGCCCCACTCCGACTTTGGCACCCTCGAGGTGCGCATCTGCGACGCCACCCGCACCCTGGCTGAAGTACTCGCCCTCACCGCCCTGGTGCAGTGCCTGGCTGTCTACTTCCAGCGCCTGCTCGCCGCTGGCGAAGAGATCCGCCTGCTCCACCCTGGCATCATCCGCGAGAACAAGTGGCGGGCCTGCCGTTGGGGCATCGACGGCGAACTCATCGATCCGCTGAGCCTCAAGCCTGTGCCCACCCGCGAATTGATCGAGCAGACCGTCGCCTTCTTGCAACCGATCGCTGTCGAACTCGACTGCGCCAACTATCTTTTGGGCATCAACGCCATCCTCGAAGAAGGCAACGGAGCGACCCGCCAGCGCCGCGTCTTTGAGCAGACAGGCTCCCTGGCGGCAGTGGTGGCCGACCTCGAAGCCGGTCTTGCCACCTAG